The genomic stretch CGTTGCCTCTGGTACGAGTCTTATTGTGACGCACAATACGAAGGATTTCAGAGGAGCAGCAAAATTTGGCATAAGATCAATAACACCCAAAGAACTAATGGAGGAAATATCATGAGTACTTTAAGCCTGCGATTACCCGAATCAATTCATCGGCATATCAAAGAGGTTGCCAAAACGGAAGGTGTTTCTATTAATCAATTTATATCATCTGCTGTGTCAGAAAAAATCTCTGCGTTGATGACAGAAGACTATTTAAAGGGCAGAGCAAAAAGGGCGAAAAAGGATGATTTAGGAAAAATACTGTCCAAGACTCCTAACCGTAAACCATTACCCGGTGATGAACTATGATTTTTGGCTAACACCGTCATACAACGGATCACACAAAAACTG from Pseudomonadota bacterium encodes the following:
- a CDS encoding DUF6290 family protein, translated to MSTLSLRLPESIHRHIKEVAKTEGVSINQFISSAVSEKISALMTEDYLKGRAKRAKKDDLGKILSKTPNRKPLPGDEL